Sequence from the Streptomyces sp. NBC_00440 genome:
GTGACCCGGCTCACTCACCGTGCACTTACACCGCTCCGGCCGGTGCGGTCAGGCGCTGAACCCGGCCCGTCCGCCGGACACCACTGAGCGGCCGCCGCCGAGGAGTTCGAAGCGCAGTTCGGCGGGCGGCGCCGGGCGCGCGCCGGCAGGCGGGCGCGCCTCCGGACCCGCGGGCTCCCAGGCGTGTGCCGTGAGGCGGTCCCCCGGGAACACCGGGGCCGCGAAGCGGCCTTCGAGGCTGACCAGATCGGCCGGATGAGCGCCGACCGCCCGTGCCAGCGGCAGCGTCGCGGCCGCCATCGAGCACAGCCCGTGCAGGAACGGCCTCGGCTGCCCGGCCGCCCGTGCGGCGTCCGGGTCGATGTGCATGGCGTGGCGGTCCCCGAGCAGCCGGTAGAGCGCCGCCTGGTTCGGGGCGGTCGCCACCTCGGCCCGGTGGCCGGGCGGTTCCGGCGGGGCGGACGGTGCGGCCGGGCCGCGTTCGCCGCCGAAGCCGCCGCATCCCGGGGCGAAGAGCGACCAGGTGGCGACGGAGCAGTCGCTGACCACGACGACCTCGAACACCGCGGCCGATCCCTTGTCCCAGACCTCGCTCACGTACGCGCGCATGGACAGCTTGCCGGAGCGCGGCAGCGGTGCCTTCACCTGGAGCCGCTGGGCACCGTGGACCGCGGTACGGATGTCGAACGCGCCCAGCGAGCCGAGTGCGTCGGGCGCCCACTGGGCGAGGGTGAGCGCGAAGGTGGGCAGCACCCGCAGCCGTTCCTCGAAGACCAGGTCCAGGTCGGTGGCTTCGGCGCCGATCGCGAGGGCGTAGAGGATCGCGTCGCGCTCGTCGTAGCTGACGGTGCGCTCCCCCAGCTCACGGCCGCGCCAGGCACCCGCCGGGGTGCGCGGCGCGCTCACGCCGTGGCTCCCGGTACGGCGGTGAACTCACCCGGCGGGATCCGGTACTTGGCGGCGTGCATCGCGGTCAGCTCCTGTCCAGGGCGGTCTTGAGGACTTTCCCCATGGCGTTGCGCGGGAACCGGTCGAGGACCACGACCTCGCGCGGCACCTTGAAGTTGGCCAGCCGCTCCCGGCAGAAGGCGATCACCTCCGCGGGGTCCGGCCGCTCGCCCGGCCGGGCCGTGACATAGGCCCGGCCCACCTCGCCCAGCCTCGGATCCGGTATTCCGACGACGGCGGCCTCGGAGATCTGCCCGTGGCGGGCGAGCAGTTGCTCGATCTCGGCGGGGTACACGTTGAACCCGCCGACCAGGAACATGTCCTTGAGCCGTCCGGTGACGGTGAGGTTGCCTTCCTCGTCGAGGCACCCGACGTCGCCGGTGTGGAGGCGGCCCAGCGCGTCGATCGCCTCGGCGGTCGCGGCGGGGTCCTCGAAGTACCCGCGCATCACGTTGTATCCGCCCACCACGATCTCGCCGTTCTCCCCGGCCCCGAGCGGGTTGCCCGCCGCGTCCACCACACAGAGGTCCACGCCGTCGACAGCCCGGCCGGAGGTCCGGGCGACGGTCCGCGCGTCGTCGTCGGCGGTGCACATGGAGACCATGCCGCACGACTCGGTGAGGCCGTACGCGGTGAGCACGGTCAGCTTCAGTTCCTCCCGCATCCGCTCGACCAGTGCGACGGGTACGACGGAAGCGCCGGTGACGGCCAGGCGCAGCGACGAGGTGTCGTAGGCGTGGCGGTCCGGGTGGTCGAGGATCGAGGTGTAGATGGCGGGCGGACCGGGCAGCACGGTCACCTTCTCCTCGCTCACCAGCCGCAGAGTCTCCCGCACGTCGAAGACCGGCTGGAGCACCATCGTGGCCGCCCGGCCCAGACAGGCGAGGACTCCGGCCTTGTACCCGAAGGTGTGGAAGAGAGGGTTGACGATGAGATACCGGTCCCCGTGGCGCAGCCCGGCCCGCTCGCTCCAGGCGTCGAAGGCGCGGATGTTCTGGCCGTGTGCCGTCAGTGCGCCCTTCGGTCTGCCGGTGGTGCCCGAGGTGAAGAACATGTCGCAGGCGTCCTCTTCGCCGACCGCGGCGGCCCGTGCGTCGGCCGCCGCGTCGGACACGGGCCCGCCCGCGGCCAGGAACTCCTGCCAGCCGCGCGCCCCGGGGACCGCGCCGTCCCCGATGAGCACCACGTCGAGCAGTGCCGGCAGCGCGGGGACCAGCCCCGTGCCGCGTACGGCGGGCAGCCCGCCGAGGTAGCCGAGGTAGTCGTGGCCCAGGAAGCCGTTGTCCACGAACAGGGTCCTGGCCCCGCTCCGAGCGAGCAGCCAGCCCGCTTCCTCGCCCTTGTAGCGGGTGTTGACCGGCACCAGCACGGCCCCCGCACCGAGCGCCCCGAGTGCCGCCACCACCCAGCGGTGCCCGTTGGGGGCCCAGACGGCCACCCGGTCGCCGGGGACGACGCCCGACGCCATCAGGGCGGCGGTGGCGCGCCGCACCCGCGCGGCCAGTTCGCCGTACGTCAGCCGGGTCGCGCCGTCGACGAGCGCCTCGGTGTCCGGGTGGCTGCGGGCCGTCGTGGCCAGCACGCCGGGAACAGTGCGGGCCGGCTCGTCCTGCGTCATGGAGACCCCTCGTCGTAGGAATTCTCGGAATGAAAGCTCGTAATCCAGTGCACTCTAGTCCACCTACCTAACGCTTGGTAGGTTGATGTCGCACCAGCTCCCGGCCGTCCAAGGCGCAGCCGGGCCCGGACGGCACGGAGGCGGCTCATGACCATCAGGAACCCGGCGGACTTCACTGGACGGGCAGTCGTCGTCACGGGCGGCACCAAGGGAATCGGATACGCGATCGCCGAGGCGTTCCTCGGCGCGGGGGCCGAGGTCCTCGTGTGCGGCCGCGGTGAACCGGATTCCCTGCCCGCCGCCGGCGGACGCACCGCGGCCTTCCTCGCGGCGGACGTACGCGACCCCGACGCGGCGGCCGGCCTCATCGAGCACGCGGCGGCCCGGTTCGGCCGGCTGGACACGCTCGTCAACAACGCGGGGGGCTCGCCCGATTCGGACGCCGCCACCGTCTCGCCGCGGTTCGTCGAGCGGATCGTCGCACTCAATCTGCTGGCGCCCTTCTACACGGCCCAGGCGGCCAACCGCGTCATGCGGACGCAGGACGAGGGCGGATCGGTCGTGAACATCGGCAGCGTCTCGGGCCACGATCCGCAGCCGGGCACGGCCGCCTACTCGGCCGCCAAGGCCGGACTGCTCGGCCTGACCCGCGCCCTGGCACTGGAGTGGGCGCCGCTGGTCCGCGTCAACCACATCACCACCGGGCTGATCCGCACCGCGAACGCGGCGGCCGTCTACGGCAGCGACGGAGGTGCGGCGGTGGCGCGGACCATCCCGATGGGGCGGATGGCCGTGCCGCCCGACGTGGCCGACGCCTGCCTGTTCCTGGCGGGCCCTCAGGCGTCGTACGTGAACGGCGCCGATCTCGCCGTCCACGGGGGCGGCGACGTACCGGGCCGCTACCTCGCGGCGCGCTCCGCCGACACGGCCGCAGGCTGACGGGCCGCGACCGGCCCGGCGCCGGGCCGACCGCCGCGCGGGCGCCACGAACGGGCGCCCGCACGGCGATGCTCACTGCGCGCCGTACACCGGCTGCGGCGGCTCGGCGGCGGCGAGCAGCCGCAGCGCCGCCTCGCCCGCCTCGGCCGGCGTCCAGCGCGCCCCCTTGTCGGCGCCGGGCCCCGGCCGCCAGCCCTCCATGACGGTGATCCGCCCGGCCTCCGCCTCGAAGACCCGGCCGGAGACTCCGCCGGACGCTCCGGAGGCCAGCCAGACCACGAGCGGCGAGACGTTCTCCGGGGCCATCGCGTCGAAGCCGCCGTCGCCGGAGGCCGCCATGGCGTCGGCGAAGACCGTCTCCGTCATCCGGGTGCGGGCGGCGGGGGCGATGGCGTTGACCTGGACGCCGTAGCGGCCCAGTTCGGCAGCGGCGACCAGGGTCAGCCCCAGGATCCCGGCCTTGGCCGCCGCGTAGTTGCCCTGCCCCACACTGCCGAGCAGCCCGGCACCCGAACTGGTGTTGATCACCCGGGCCTGCGGCATCCGCCCCGCCTTGGCCTCCGCGCGCCAGTGCGCCCCGGCGTGCTTGAGCGCCAGGAAGTGACCCTTGAGGTGAACCCGCATGACCGCGTCCCAGCTCTCCTCGTCCAGGTTGACGAGCATCTTGTCCCGCAGGAACCCGGCGTTGTTCACCAGGATGTCCAGCCGCCCGAAGGCGTCGAGCGCGGCGGTGACCAGGGAGGCCGCACCGTCCGTCGTGGCGATGTCCCCACCGTGCGCGACGGCCTCGCCGCCCGCCGCGACGATCTCGTCCACGACCTCCTGCGCGGGGCCCGCCGAGCCGCCCGCGCCGTCGAGCCCGACCCCCAGGTCGTTGACGACGACCCGGGCACCCTCGGCCGCCAGGGCGCGCGCGTGGGCGCGGCCCAGACCCCGGCCCGCCCCGGTGACGACGGCGACCCGCCCCGCGCAGATTCCCCCGCCGTTCCCGGCCGTGCCGTCCGTCGCGCCTTGCACGTTCTGTGACGTCATCCCACTTCTCCTCTTCGCTTCTTCGGCTTCGTCTCTTCGGCTTCGCCGGCAGTCGTACGGGCAGGGACGCCGGGCGCCCCCTCCCGCGGTACGCGAACCACTGCTACCTTCTCACCTAACAAATGTTTGGTGGAAAGGTAGCTGATCTGCTCATGGGTGTCTCCACCTCAAGCCCGCTCAGCGGCGTAACCGTGGTCACCGTCGACTTCCCTCCGGTCAACGCCCTGCCCGTACAGGGCTGGTACGACCTGGCAGCGGCCGTGCGCGCCGCGGGCGCCGACCCGTCCGTGCGCTGCGTGGTGCTCGCCGCGGCCGGGCGCGGATTCAACGCCGGAGTCGACATCAAGGAAATGCAGCGCACCGACGGCCATGAGGCACTGGTGGGCGCCAACCGCGGCTGCGCCGAGGCGTTCGCCGCGGTGTACGAGTGCGAGGTCCCGGTGGTCGCGGCCGTGGCGGGCTTCTGCCTGGGCGGCGGTATCGGCCTGGTGGGCAACGCGGACGCCATCGTGGCGAGCGACGACGCGACCTTCGGCCTCCCCGAGCTGGACCGGGGCGCGCTCGGCGCCGCGACCCACCTCGCGCGCCTGGTCCCGCAGCATCTGATGCGCACCCTCTACTACACCTCGCGCACCGCCACCGCGCAGGAACTGCACCACCATGGCTCGGTGTGGAAGATCGTCCCGCGCGCGGAGGTGCTGGACGCGGCCGTACGGCTGGCGGCGGAGATCGCCGCCAAGGACGGCACTCTGATCCGCCTCGCGAAGGCGGCCATCAACGGGATCGACCCGGTCGACGTCCGCCGCAGCTACCGCTTCGAACAGGGCTTCACCTTCGAGGCCAACCTGATCGGCGTCGCCGACCGGGTCCGTGACACCTTCGGAAGCAAGGAGAAGTCGTGAGCAGCGACACACCCGGGGAGACCGGGCAGACCGGAAAGATCATGTCGCCGGACGAGGTCGCCGGACGGCTGCGCAGCGGCATGACGATCGGGATCGGCGGCTGGGGCTCCCGGCGCAAGCCCATGGCGCTCGTCCGGGCCCTGCTGCGGTCGGACGTCACCGATCTGACCGTCATCTCGTACGGCGGCCCCGATGTGGGCCTGCTGGCCGCCGCCGGGAAGATCCGCAAGCTGGTTGCCGCCTTCACCACGCTCGACTCCATCCCGCTGGAGCCGCACTTCCGTGCGGCGCGCCAGCGCGGTGACTTCGAGCTGACCGAGCTGGACGAGTCGATGTTCATGTGGGGGCTGACCGCGGCCACCCACCGGCTGCCGTTCCTGCCGGTGCGGGCCGGTCTCGGCTCGGACGTGATGCGGGTCAACCCCGAGCTGCGTACGGTCACTTCGCCGTACGCGGACGGCGAGGAACTGGTGGCCGTGCCCGCGCTGCGGATGGACGCCGCACTCGTCCACCTCAACCGGGCCGACGCACGGGGCAACGCCCAGTACCTGGGCCCCGACCCGTACTTCGACGACCTCTTCTGCGACGCGGCGACCGAGGCGTACGTCTCGTGCGAACGCCTCGTGCCGAGCACGGAGTTCGCCGATGCGGGCGCGCCGCAGACCCTGTTGGTGGGGCGGCAGTCGGTGACCGGGGTCGTCGAGACCCCGAACGGGGCGCACTTCACCTCCTGCATGCCGGACTACGGACGCGACGAGCCGTTCCAGGCGGCGTACGCCAAGGCCGCCGCGGATCCGGACGCCTGGCGGGAGTTCACCGCACGCTTCCTGTCCGGGGACGAGGACACCTATCAGGCCGCGGTCGCGGCGTTCGCCGAGGAGGGCGCATGAGCACACAGGACGCCACCGCCGATGAGCGGAGCGATGTCACCCGCGCCGAGTACTGCGTCATCGCCTGCGCGGAGGCCTGGCGGGGTGACGGCGAGATCCTGGCCAGCCCGATGGGTACCGTGCCCGCTGTCGGTGCCCGGCTCGCCCGGCTGACCTTCTCCCCCGACCTGCTGCTCACCGACGGCGAGGCGCTGGTGATCGGCGATGTCCCCGCCATCGGCGCCACGCCGGAGGTCGTCGAGGGCTGGCTGCCGTACCGGCGGCACCTCTCCATGGTGACCGGCGGCAAGCGGCACGTGATGATGGGCGCCAGCCAGCTCGACCGGCACGGCAACCAGAACATCAGCTGCATCGGCGACTGGAAGCAGCCCGCCAGGCAGCTGCTGGGTGTGCGCGGCGCCCCGGTCAACACCATCAACAACCCGACGAGTTACTGGGTGCCGCGGCACTCCACCCGGGTGTTCGTCGACAAGGTCGACATGGTCAGCGGTGTCGGCCACGACCGCGCCGCCGCCGCGGGCCCTTCGGCCACCCGATTCCACGAGCTGCGCCGGGTCGTCACCGATCTGGCGGTGCTGGACTTCGAGACCCCGGACCGCACACTGCGCGTACGCTCGCTGCACCCCGGGGTGAGCGCGGACCAGGTGCGCGAGGCCACCGGCTTCCCGCTCACGATCGCCGACGACGTACCCCGTACCCGCGAGCCGAGCGCGGAGGAACTCCGGCTGATCCGTACGGTCATCGACCCTGCGGGGCTGCGCAACCGTGAGGTGCGTACGTGACCGGGGACAGCGGCGGTACGGGCCCGGCCGCCGCGCTCTCCACCCCGTTCACCGAGCTGGTCGGCGTGCGCCATCCGGTCGTGCAGACCGGCATGGGGTGGGTGGCGGGGCCCCGTCTGGTGTCGGCGTCGGCCAACGCCGGGGCGCTGGGCATCCTGGCCTCCGCGACCATGACGCTGGAGCAGCTGCGCTCGGCGGTGCGCGAGGTCAGGTCCCGTACGGACCAGCCCTTCGGCGTCAACCTCCGGGCCGACGCGGGCGACGCCGCGGACCGGGTGGCCCTCATCATCGAGGAGGGCGTGCGGGTGGCGTCCTTCGCGCTCGCCCCTTCCGAGGCCCTGATCGGCCGGCTGAAGGACGCGGGCGTCGTGGTGATCCCGTCCATCGGTGCGCGCCGGCACGCCGAGAAGGTGGCCGCGTGGGGCGCCGACGCGGTCATCGTGCAGGGCGGCGAGGGCGGCGGGCACACCGGTGAGGTCGCCACCACGGTGCTGCTTCCGCAGGTCGTCGACGCGGTGGACATCCCGGTCGTGGCGGCGGGCGGTTTCCGTGACGGCCGCGGTCTGGTGGCCGCGCTCGCCCAGGGCGCGGCGGGCGTGGCGATGGGCACCCGGTTCCTGCTGACTTCGGACAGCACGGTGCCTGACGCGGTGAAGGCGGAGTATCTCGCGGCGGGTGTCAAGGACATCACCGTCACCACCAAGGTCGACGGGCTGCCGCACCGGATGCTCCGTACGCCGCTGGTCGCCTCGCTGGAACGCTCGGGGCGGCCCGCGGCGCTGCTGCGGGCGCTGCGACACGCCGCCGGTTTCAAGGCGCACTCCGGTCTCGGCTGGGCGGAGATGGTCCGCGACGGCCTGGCCATGAAGCACGGCAAGGACCTGACCTGGAGTCAGGTGCTGCTGGCCGCCAACACACCGATGATGCTCAAGGCGTCGATGGTGGACGGCCGCCCCGATCTGGGGGTGATGGCGTCGGGGCAGGTCGCCGGATTGATCGACGATCTGCCGTCCTGTGCCGAGCTCGTCGGCCGGATCATGTCCGAGGCCCACGAGACGCTGCGGTCGCTGGCCGCGCTGGAGGCCGGAGTCGCCGTCCCTGGTGCGTCCACCGGGACCGGCTGAGAACACCGGGACATGCAACGGCCGTGCCTTCCCGGCACCTGGAGGTGCTGGGAACGGCACGGCCGCATTGCGTGAGAGGCCTGCCGGAAGCCCCGCCGGATGCCGGTAGGAGGCATCCGACGGGGCCGTCGTGTCAGAGGCGCTCGATGATGGTGACGTTGGCCTGGCCGCCGCCCTCGCACATGGTCTGGAGGCCGTAGCGCCCGCCGGTGCGCTCCAGTTCGTGCAGGAGCGTCGTCATCAGCTTGGTGCCGGTCGCCCCGAGCGGGTGGCCCAGTGCGATGGCACCACCGTTGACATTGACCTTCTCCGGATCGGTGCCGGTCTCCTTCAGCCAGGCCAGCACCACAGGCGCGAACGCCTCGTTGATCTCGACCAGGTCGATGTCGTCCATGGACATGCCCGCCTTCTTCAGCGCGTACGCCGTGGCCGGTATGGGCGCGGACAGCATCCGGATCGGGTCCTCGCCGCGTACCGAGAGGTGGTGGATCCGGGCCCGGGGCGTCAGCCCGTGCTCGCGTACGGCCCGTTCGGATGCGAGCAGCATGGCCGACGCCCCGTCGGAGACCTGGGACGAGACGCCGGCGGTGAGCCGGCCGCCTTCGACAACCGGCTTCAGTCCGGCCATCTTCTCCAGTGAGGTGTCCCGGCGCGGCCCCTCGTCGGTGGTGACCTCCCCGTAGGCGACCGTCTCGCGTGCGAAGCGCCCTTCGTCGATCGCCCGGAGCGCGCGCTGGTGCGAGCGGAGCGCGAACTCCTCCATGTCGGTACGGGAGATGCCCCACTTCTCGGCGATCAGTTCGGCGCCGTGGAACTGGTTGACGGGCTGGTCGCCGTAGCGCGCCCGCCACCCCTCGGACCCGGCGTACGGCCCTTCGGTCAGCCCCAGCGGCTCGGCGGCCTGCCGGCTGGCGAAGGCGATGGGAATCATCGACATGTTCTGGGTGCCGCCCGCGACCACGAGGTCCTGGGTGCCGGACAGCACCCCCTGCGCGGCGAAGTGCACGGCCTGCTGGGAGGAACCGCACTGCCGGTCGACGGTCACACCCGGCACCTCCTCGGGGAGCCCGGCGGCCAGCCAGCTCGTCCGGGCGATGTCCCCGGCCTGCGGGCCGACCGTGTCCAGGCAGCCGAACACGACGTCCTCGACGGCGGACGGGTCGATACCGGAGCGCTCCACGAGCGCCCGGAGCACATGCGCGCCGAGGTCGGCCGGGTGGACGGCGCTGAGCCCGCCCTTGCGCCGCCCGACCGGGGTGCGTACCGCTTCGACGATGTAGGCCTCGGCCATGACTGCTCCTCCATGGGAACCTGATGGGGTTCCGACCGTCCGGCAACCGGCGGTCGGTCTACGTTTCCTGGTGCGGCCCGGACGCGATGCCTTCCAGCACCATCGCCAGGTACTGGCGGGCGATCTCCTCCGGGCTGTGCTGTCCGCCCGGCCGGTACCAGCTCGCGGCGACCCAGACG
This genomic interval carries:
- a CDS encoding CoA transferase subunit A, whose translation is MSPDEVAGRLRSGMTIGIGGWGSRRKPMALVRALLRSDVTDLTVISYGGPDVGLLAAAGKIRKLVAAFTTLDSIPLEPHFRAARQRGDFELTELDESMFMWGLTAATHRLPFLPVRAGLGSDVMRVNPELRTVTSPYADGEELVAVPALRMDAALVHLNRADARGNAQYLGPDPYFDDLFCDAATEAYVSCERLVPSTEFADAGAPQTLLVGRQSVTGVVETPNGAHFTSCMPDYGRDEPFQAAYAKAAADPDAWREFTARFLSGDEDTYQAAVAAFAEEGA
- a CDS encoding CoA-transferase subunit beta, with amino-acid sequence MSTQDATADERSDVTRAEYCVIACAEAWRGDGEILASPMGTVPAVGARLARLTFSPDLLLTDGEALVIGDVPAIGATPEVVEGWLPYRRHLSMVTGGKRHVMMGASQLDRHGNQNISCIGDWKQPARQLLGVRGAPVNTINNPTSYWVPRHSTRVFVDKVDMVSGVGHDRAAAAGPSATRFHELRRVVTDLAVLDFETPDRTLRVRSLHPGVSADQVREATGFPLTIADDVPRTREPSAEELRLIRTVIDPAGLRNREVRT
- a CDS encoding MaoC/PaaZ C-terminal domain-containing protein, with amino-acid sequence MSAPRTPAGAWRGRELGERTVSYDERDAILYALAIGAEATDLDLVFEERLRVLPTFALTLAQWAPDALGSLGAFDIRTAVHGAQRLQVKAPLPRSGKLSMRAYVSEVWDKGSAAVFEVVVVSDCSVATWSLFAPGCGGFGGERGPAAPSAPPEPPGHRAEVATAPNQAALYRLLGDRHAMHIDPDAARAAGQPRPFLHGLCSMAAATLPLARAVGAHPADLVSLEGRFAAPVFPGDRLTAHAWEPAGPEARPPAGARPAPPAELRFELLGGGRSVVSGGRAGFSA
- a CDS encoding NAD(P)H-dependent flavin oxidoreductase, translating into MTGDSGGTGPAAALSTPFTELVGVRHPVVQTGMGWVAGPRLVSASANAGALGILASATMTLEQLRSAVREVRSRTDQPFGVNLRADAGDAADRVALIIEEGVRVASFALAPSEALIGRLKDAGVVVIPSIGARRHAEKVAAWGADAVIVQGGEGGGHTGEVATTVLLPQVVDAVDIPVVAAGGFRDGRGLVAALAQGAAGVAMGTRFLLTSDSTVPDAVKAEYLAAGVKDITVTTKVDGLPHRMLRTPLVASLERSGRPAALLRALRHAAGFKAHSGLGWAEMVRDGLAMKHGKDLTWSQVLLAANTPMMLKASMVDGRPDLGVMASGQVAGLIDDLPSCAELVGRIMSEAHETLRSLAALEAGVAVPGASTGTG
- a CDS encoding SDR family oxidoreductase, whose protein sequence is MTSQNVQGATDGTAGNGGGICAGRVAVVTGAGRGLGRAHARALAAEGARVVVNDLGVGLDGAGGSAGPAQEVVDEIVAAGGEAVAHGGDIATTDGAASLVTAALDAFGRLDILVNNAGFLRDKMLVNLDEESWDAVMRVHLKGHFLALKHAGAHWRAEAKAGRMPQARVINTSSGAGLLGSVGQGNYAAAKAGILGLTLVAAAELGRYGVQVNAIAPAARTRMTETVFADAMAASGDGGFDAMAPENVSPLVVWLASGASGGVSGRVFEAEAGRITVMEGWRPGPGADKGARWTPAEAGEAALRLLAAAEPPQPVYGAQ
- a CDS encoding enoyl-CoA hydratase family protein gives rise to the protein MGVSTSSPLSGVTVVTVDFPPVNALPVQGWYDLAAAVRAAGADPSVRCVVLAAAGRGFNAGVDIKEMQRTDGHEALVGANRGCAEAFAAVYECEVPVVAAVAGFCLGGGIGLVGNADAIVASDDATFGLPELDRGALGAATHLARLVPQHLMRTLYYTSRTATAQELHHHGSVWKIVPRAEVLDAAVRLAAEIAAKDGTLIRLAKAAINGIDPVDVRRSYRFEQGFTFEANLIGVADRVRDTFGSKEKS
- a CDS encoding acetyl-CoA C-acetyltransferase, whose amino-acid sequence is MAEAYIVEAVRTPVGRRKGGLSAVHPADLGAHVLRALVERSGIDPSAVEDVVFGCLDTVGPQAGDIARTSWLAAGLPEEVPGVTVDRQCGSSQQAVHFAAQGVLSGTQDLVVAGGTQNMSMIPIAFASRQAAEPLGLTEGPYAGSEGWRARYGDQPVNQFHGAELIAEKWGISRTDMEEFALRSHQRALRAIDEGRFARETVAYGEVTTDEGPRRDTSLEKMAGLKPVVEGGRLTAGVSSQVSDGASAMLLASERAVREHGLTPRARIHHLSVRGEDPIRMLSAPIPATAYALKKAGMSMDDIDLVEINEAFAPVVLAWLKETGTDPEKVNVNGGAIALGHPLGATGTKLMTTLLHELERTGGRYGLQTMCEGGGQANVTIIERL
- a CDS encoding FadD3 family acyl-CoA ligase, encoding MTQDEPARTVPGVLATTARSHPDTEALVDGATRLTYGELAARVRRATAALMASGVVPGDRVAVWAPNGHRWVVAALGALGAGAVLVPVNTRYKGEEAGWLLARSGARTLFVDNGFLGHDYLGYLGGLPAVRGTGLVPALPALLDVVLIGDGAVPGARGWQEFLAAGGPVSDAAADARAAAVGEEDACDMFFTSGTTGRPKGALTAHGQNIRAFDAWSERAGLRHGDRYLIVNPLFHTFGYKAGVLACLGRAATMVLQPVFDVRETLRLVSEEKVTVLPGPPAIYTSILDHPDRHAYDTSSLRLAVTGASVVPVALVERMREELKLTVLTAYGLTESCGMVSMCTADDDARTVARTSGRAVDGVDLCVVDAAGNPLGAGENGEIVVGGYNVMRGYFEDPAATAEAIDALGRLHTGDVGCLDEEGNLTVTGRLKDMFLVGGFNVYPAEIEQLLARHGQISEAAVVGIPDPRLGEVGRAYVTARPGERPDPAEVIAFCRERLANFKVPREVVVLDRFPRNAMGKVLKTALDRS
- a CDS encoding SDR family oxidoreductase gives rise to the protein MTIRNPADFTGRAVVVTGGTKGIGYAIAEAFLGAGAEVLVCGRGEPDSLPAAGGRTAAFLAADVRDPDAAAGLIEHAAARFGRLDTLVNNAGGSPDSDAATVSPRFVERIVALNLLAPFYTAQAANRVMRTQDEGGSVVNIGSVSGHDPQPGTAAYSAAKAGLLGLTRALALEWAPLVRVNHITTGLIRTANAAAVYGSDGGAAVARTIPMGRMAVPPDVADACLFLAGPQASYVNGADLAVHGGGDVPGRYLAARSADTAAG